One part of the Eucalyptus grandis isolate ANBG69807.140 chromosome 10, ASM1654582v1, whole genome shotgun sequence genome encodes these proteins:
- the LOC120289116 gene encoding mechanosensitive ion channel protein 6-like, which produces MKRFADRAKTHPTGLAINRDPVQMVLPREPMDKSCLEQGEVSVNAPSCLSISSLKKRTLWDLPIWKWEAMVLALVSGHLVSSCVVGLSSKWSNGFSYCTGGFCTSSTDYGGRNKYNAGEEECGDASRTTELQHVNAPSNDLRERLLPKGDRSMKSGRSTDHPKIGGSADLAGRRINQKSALALNIGRMMDIIQHETLSTLDEKILDSNLEDGSSMEIGNEGQAKEVAKKIFLNVAKPGSKQICKDDLMQFMNKDEAAKIINRAAPGKRVIDETSLESWVINAFKERKALARSLNDTNTAVDDLHNMLNVLVAIITAVIWLIILGVPIMQFLVFISSQFLLLAFVGIAARWYSKQLSSYS; this is translated from the exons ATGAAGCGCTTCGCCGACAGAGCCAAGACACATCCGACCGGCTTAGCTATCAATCGAGATCCAGTCCAGATGGTTCTTCCGCGAGAGCCCATGGACAAAAGTTGTTTGGAGCAAGGTGAAGTCTCAGTTAACGCACCTTCATG CCTCAGTATTTCTAGTCTAAAGAAGCGAACCCTGTGGGATCTTCCGATATGGAAATGGGAAGCAATGGTTTTGGCTTTAGTATCAGGACACTTAGTATCAAGTTGTGTGGTTGGGTTGTCGTCAAAGTGGTCGAACGGGTTTTCCTACTGCACAGGAGGGTTCTGTACTTCATCTACGGACTATGGAGGGCG CAATAAGTACAATGCAGGGGAGGAGGAATGTGGCGATGCCTCCAGGACAACAGAGTTGCAGCATGTCAACGCTCCTTCAAATGATCTCAGAGAGAGACTTCTACCGAAAGGTGACAGATCGATGAAGAGTGGAAGATCAACAGACCATCCCAAGATCGGAGGAAGCGCAGATTTAGCTGGAAGGAGGATTAATCAGAAGAGCGCGTTGGCTTTGAATATTGGGAGGATGATGGATATCATTCAGCACGAGACTCTATCGACTCTGGATGAGAAGATACTGGATTCAAACTTGGAAGATGGGTCTTCGATGGAGATCGGAAATGAGGGCCAGGCAAAAGAGGTGGCCAAGAAGATTTTTCTCAATGTGGCCAAACCTGGGTCCAA GCAGATTTGTAAGGATGACCTGATGCAATTCATGAACAAGGATGAAGCTGCGAAAATCATAAACCGTGCTGCTCCAGGAAAACGCGTAATTGACGAGACATCTCTTGAAAGTTGGGTG ATTAATGCCTTTAAAGAGCGCAAGGCACTTGCGCGATCTCTCAACGACACCAACACAGCTGTCGACGACCTCCACAACATGCTTAACGTTTTAGTGGCTATCATCACTGCCGTTATCTGGCTTATCATACTTGGAGTCCCCATCATGCAGTTCCTTGTCTTCATAAGCTCGCAGTTCCTTTTGTTGGCCTTCGTTGGAATAGCTGCAAGATGGTATTCGAAGCAATTATCTTCTTATTCGTGA
- the LOC120289117 gene encoding mechanosensitive ion channel protein 6-like, whose amino-acid sequence MFVEEMNILTTVFRKLDNLKIRHPNSVLATKAISNYNRSTEMVEIINFCLHISTPMGKINKLKRRIERDVESRSDHWHPNPMVLIRDLEDMNKITMTLWLVHRIKHHDNKGRLMRRAALIENLIEIFRQEEIEYRMPLDVNVRNLPSPTSDRLPSNWTACATEHRKLTNRDDQEKPIYGVRHNSYCVRKQLR is encoded by the exons ATGTTTGTTGAAGAGATGAATATATTGACCACTGTGTTTCGGAAGCTCGACAACCTGAAGATCAGACACCCCAACAGCGTCTTAGCCACCAAGGCTATAAGCAATTACAACCGTAGCACGGAGATGGTGGAGATCATTAATTTTTGCCTGCACATCTCCACTCCCATGGGAAAGATCAACAAGCTGAAAAGGAGGATTGAACG GGATGTGGAAAGCCGGAGCGACCACTGGCACCCAAATCCAATGGTCCTAATAAGGGACCTAGAGGACATGAACAAGATAACCATGACACTGTGGCTCGTGCACAGGATCAAGCACCACGATAACAAAGGGAGGTTGATGAGGAGGGCCGCCCTGATCGAAAACTTGATCGAGATATTCAGACAGGAGGAGATCGAATATCGGATGCCTCTCGACGTGAACGTCCGCAACCTGCCAAGCCCCACCTCGGACCGGCTTCCTTCCAATTGGACAGCCTGTGCCACCGAACACAGAAAGCTAACCAACCGGGATGATCAAGAGAAACCAATTTATGGAGTAAGGCATAATTCCTACTGTGTTCGAAAACAATTAAGATGA
- the LOC104451662 gene encoding pentatricopeptide repeat-containing protein At5g40410, mitochondrial-like, whose amino-acid sequence MEHDNETLSFIGAVSNLSRVYFKTQNCNRPLRARSTLSCAPPCQIHSCSDADSLVSLVGCEERSEKLFEEISEKDLVSWNSLISGFLHKGCLKCLYAFHRMRNETSMNPNEVTLLSVISSCADVKALDEGRSIHGLSERLGMSTEVKVVHSLINMYGKCGKLAAACHLFLIMPIRSLVSWNSIIAVHAENESPMGGVSCFKLMRRNGIQPDDATLVALLQACESVGSIRLVESVHCIICRHGFYGRMSTVTSLLDLYAKSGRLDALHRVFLEVRNPDSIAWTAMLASFAAHGYGSEAVTLFELMVKKGMKPDHVTFTHLLHACSHSGLDAYELIKSMPVEPNSGVWGALLGTCRIYGDAEFGKEAAEHLINLNPSDARNYIVLSNIYSAVGLWKDASEMRALMKENCPARLPGCSYVEHGNKIHQFVVGDRSHPLSHRIYTKLIELIRKIR is encoded by the exons ATGGAACATGATAACGAAACGCTCTCCTTCATTGGTGCTGTTTCCAATCTCTCCCGCGTTTACTTCAAAACCCAGAACTGCAATCGCCCATTGAGGGCTCGAAGCACTCTCTCGTGCGCACCGCCCTGCCAGATCCATTCTTGTTCTGATGCAGACTCGCTTGTGTCGTTAGTGGGCTGTGAGGAACGCTCGGAGAAGTTGTTTGAGGAAATTTCCGAGAAAGATTTAGTGTCATGGAATTCTTTGATTTCTGGGTTTTTGCATAAAGGGTGCCTGAAGTGTTTATATGCATTTCATAGGATGAGAAATGAGACTTCTATGAACCCCAATGAGGTTACTCTCCTATCAGTCATCTCATCTTGTGCTGATGTGAAAGCTCTGGATGAAGGCAGGTCCATTCATGGGCTCTCGGAACGATTAGGCATGTCGACGGAGGTAAAGGTTGTTCATTCTCTGATTAACATGTATGGAAAATGTGGGAAACTGGCTGCCGCTTGtcatttgtttttaataatgCCTATAAGGAGCTTAGTTTCATGGAATTCGATAATTGCTGTGCATGCTGAAAACGAGTCACCAATGGGAGGGGTCAGTTGttttaaattaatgagaagGAATGGAATTCAACCTGATGATGCCACTCTGGTGGCATTACTTCAAGCATGTGAAAGTGTAGGTTCTATTAGACTAGTAGAGTCTGTTCACTGCATAATATGTCGCCATGGGTTCTATGGACGGATGTCGACTGTGACTTCTCTTTTGGATTTGTATGCTAAGTCTGGGAGGTTGGATGCCTTACACCGAGTTTTCCTTGAGGTAAGAAATCCAGATAGTATAGCCTGGACTGCAATGCTTGCCAGCTTTGCAGCTCATGGATATGGGTCGGAAGCAGTCACTCTCTTTGAGCTCATGGTTAAGAAAGGTATGAAGCCTGATCATGTCACATTTACTCACCTATTACATGCTTGTAGCCATTCAGGCTTG GATGCGTATGAGCTGATCAAAAGCATGCCGGTGGAGCCTAATTCTGGGGTCTGGGGTGCTCTTCTCGGTACATGCAGAATTTACGGAGACGCTGAATTTGGAAAGGAAGCTGCAGAGCACTTGATTAATCTGAACCCTTCGGATGCAAGAAATTATATTGTGCTCTCAAATATATACTCAGCGGTCGGTCTTTGGAAAGATGCTTCAGAAATGAGAGCATTAATGAAGGAAAATTGTCCAGCTAGATTGCCTGGATGTAGTTATGTTGAACATGGAAATAAGATCCATCAATTTGTTGTGGGCGACCGGTCTCATCCATTGTCACATAGGATATACACCAAATTGATAGAACTGATCAGGAAGATTCGCTAG
- the LOC120289118 gene encoding uncharacterized protein LOC120289118 gives MDEGQRWWSPETGLEIRRPVTNNKVEVKMEDLFAIVARVVPITAEESRVHGYNVTKDNCYAHLELNFKFYSLSPSVDGVLGQTYKTNYQSRVKITAPMPIMGGADRFAASGLFARDCAVSSFGSEVKPDLAGNEESFEVACGSAHGGRGMYAEGKQ, from the coding sequence ATGGACGAGGGCCAAAGATGGTGGTCACCGGAGACAGGACTGGAGATCCGACGGCCCGTGACGAATAACAAGGTGGAGGTCAAAATGGAAGATTTGTTCGCGATAGTTGCTCGGGTAGTACCCATTACAGCAGAGGAATCTCGGGTGCACGGATACAATGTGACAAAGGACAACTGCTATGCCCATTTGGAGCTCAACTTCAAATTCTACTCGCTGAGCCCGAGCGTCGATGGAGTGCTTGGCCAGACCTACAAGACAAATTACCAGAGTAGAGTCAAAATAACAGCACCAATGCCGATTATGGGAGGAGCGGACAGATTTGCTGCTTCTGGTCTCTTCGCAAGGGATTGCGCAGTTTCGAGCTTTGGGTCGGAAGTGAAACCTGATTTAGCGGGCAATGAAGAATCATTTGAGGTTGCATGTGGAAGTGCACATGGAGGGAGGGGAATGTATGCAGAAGGTAAGCAGTGa
- the LOC120289119 gene encoding uncharacterized protein LOC120289119 encodes MGGPPLLFGMLCFLGVMTIGASAGKAACHDPFFGQCYGILHTCPAACPRLCEVDCRLCKPYCACDRPGAVCQDPRFIGGDGVMFYFHGKKDKDFCLVSDPSIHINAHFIGKSSSREGTSPGLSLSASCLGPISFISGHGEFQSGKSWRTIC; translated from the exons ATGGGAGGCCCGCCGCTGCTTTTCGGCATGCTGTGCTTCCTTGGTGTCATGACCATCGGAGCGAGCGCGGGGAAAGCGGCGTGCCACGATCCGTTCTTCGGCCAGTGTTATGGAATCCTCCACACTTGTCCGGCCGCTTGTCCTAGACTCTGTGAAGTAGATTGCAGACTTTGTAAACCTTACTGCG CTTGTGATAGGCCAGGGGCTGTCTGCCAAGATCCACGATTCATCGGAGGTGATGGGGTCATGTTCTACTTTCACGGCAAGAAGGACAAAGACTTCTGCTTGGTTTCTGATCCTAGCATTCACATCAATGCCCATTTCATTGGCAAGAGTAGCAGCAGGGAAGGGACTTCACCTGGGTTGAGTCTGTCGGCATCTTGTTTGGGTCCCATAAGCTTTATATCGGGGCACGGCGAGTTTCAAAGTGGGAAGAGCTGGCGAACAATATGCTGA